The following DNA comes from Chelmon rostratus isolate fCheRos1 chromosome 20, fCheRos1.pri, whole genome shotgun sequence.
GCTAGTGCATCAGTAGTAATAATCCAATATAAGAATATATAGCAGTGACACAAGCAGTTCTTCATGTGTAATGATTGTGTaggtttattttactttactttactacTACAAATTTGGCTTTCACTTGCAAAGTTTAAATTGTGGCATTCCTACAGTGACTTACCTGAATACATTTTCTACTGTGGCATGAATCTGCCCAGTCACTGTCAGTAAATACTGTTCAAAGTAGTCACAGTAGGCTCAGTTTGGACTCCCCAGCCTCTGTCTCCCTTACTCTGCATctcttgtatattttattgcagtCTGAATAAGGTcaataaaaatccaaaatatgaaTTTGATTTGTATTTCTACAGACATCACCTCGAGCCTTGTCATCCAGGTGTGCTCTTACAAAGTGAGACCGCTGGGAATGGAAAGGAAGCTTGTAGAGTGACACCTCAGCCcagctgtcactgtctgtgGTGTCACACATACTTGGACGGTATATATTTAATAAGCCCagttttgactgacaggtgacatTTCATTATGGAGAAATCGTAGAGGCATGGCACAAATCCTAACAGACACGGCACACACAAtgtcagaggcagacagacagacaggacagggaAACTTTGCTGCAGGACTTCAGACTGAAACTCCAGACCTTCCACTGTCATTCTGATTCCGTTTAAACGCAAATCCTCATGAAGAAGTTCTGCAAAAACAGGCATGTACTGCAAACTGGCAGGATTGCATaacactcatttttttttatcagttcaGCCCACGCTTCTGGTGGGGGATTACAGAGTTGAACCCACCTAAGGAATGCTGGGATACTCGTACGCAATAACAGCATTCTGTCATGATACTGTGCAGTGTGAGCATTTAGTGAAGCCAAATTAAATAAGTAACTGGTGTTTATTTTGGCATATGGTCAAACATTCTCACAAATCACACCAGTCTGGCATATCAAATCAgatgcggggggggggggcgtcattgtttatttgttttaatagTCATAGGTACTTTATGGTAATCTGTGATTATCTTTTTATCTGCCATCCATTACAACCTTTGAAATTACAGCTTTGTAATATTGTGGCTGACATGTGTGAGAGTGATTTCCAGTGTGAACTAGAGATTTCAGGGGACTTCCCTTTAGATACAGGtgatatatttaaaaaaaaaagaaaagaaaagatgaattgCATTGACTGCAGTTTATTAGATTTTTGCTTTAAGTTTTCTCCTATATAAAAATGGGtactaacaaaataaaaactctaGTCCCTGGTCCTATTTTTACTGATATAGcatcaaaaaaggaaaaaaaatattaatttgtaaGTGCCAAAAGTAATAACGTAAATATTCATTACTAATAATTAATTTGCAGTTTCATTTGCCATTTctatttcactgtattttttattgaacGGATGACAACTCATTCACTGATGCAATATAATGAAAGACGCGCATGCTGTCTTCTTATTGGttttcactgctgtcactcAAACTGTACTGGGCGGGAGTTGAGACTTTCACCCaatcagatcacacacacactgcactgccCCTCCGACTGTCAGAAACATGGCGTTACGGGAGCTATCATCGCTGGAGAAATTTTTAGGATTGAAAAAGGCGAACAAGTACAGCACACAGGGGGACAAAAAGGTGACACGACCGTACATCTTTGCGGCGTCCACTGTTGCCTTCAAACCGCTATTTAGTTTCATAGGAAGCATGTAAGCTATTGTAGTTAACACACAGTAGCTAGCTAGATAATGCTAACACGCTAGCCATGTGTGTTGAAAGTATAGGGTTTGTGCCATATGTACCTTGTGTTATCAGTTGCTCGTCCGTGGTCTTTTTCACCGGTTAGGCTGATATTCAGAGCAAATCCAGGCAGTAACATTTGATGCCAGCTGCCTTATTTCCACAACTCAGCACAATGGAAATAGCTCCATGCTTTGCGCATGCCCATTCATACAAGTAAAGTAAGGGGCGGGGGGCTGTCACTGTCTACTGTTGAGTTATACTGTTAAATGAACTGCACCTGAAGTGTTGATGACtaaaaaggggagagagaagtGCTTTATTTAAGGTTAAAACAGCCTGATCTTTCAGGAAAAGGTTGCAAACAATTATTCCTGTATCCCCATATTGGGCACTATATTCAACCTCATTAATTAATCTATTTTATCAAGACGTTCCTGCAGAGCAAACAGTTTtattcatgagtgtgtgtctctattGAGGTTTAAAGCAAATTTGTGTGAGCATGAATCAAAGATGAAATTgacactttttttcccctctctgtctgtctcacctctccATGCATTGCAGGTACCTGTGCTACAGAATAATAATGGTCCTCCACTGGTGGGGCTGGTGACCATTGCCTGTCACCTGGTACAAGAGGCCAAGCGCCCAGAGCTGCTGGGTGACTCTGCAGAGAGCAGGGCTGTGGTGCAGCAGTGGCTGGAGCACAGAGTCACCAAGCTGGACGGCTGCACAAAGGAAGACATCAAGACCATCCTGAAGGTAGAGATGCTGCTGTCTTTGAAATCTTGTTCGTCCAAACTGCTGTTGTATTGTGTCTGCAGACTCAAGTGCATCTGCGCTTAAAGATTGTCCCAGATTTTAATACAGTTCTTTCTAAGCTTCCTCTGAATTAAGACGTAGCTTCcagttttttggggtttttttccgTTTTCATTCCCTACCTTTGAGAGGCGCCACAGCATCTCAGTTTTTCCCAcattccttttctcttttctctgcccATCAGCTAggccactctgtgtgtgtgtgtgtgtgtttttcttgttaagGCACAAGCGACAGGAATACAGACTGATGTATGGCCCTTCAGTGACATGGCCCCACACGACAGAGAAAAATGCTTTAATGTGCCTGACGCCAGTCAGCGTGAAATGGATCACCAGCCACTGGTCTTCTGGATGCTAGGCGCCTCTTGGCACTCTCATGTCAGCATGaagtgtttgtctctgtgtgtgtgtgtgtctgtgcgcacTTCTCAGCGTGACACAGTGTTGTGGCATGGCTGAGGAGTCATGCTGTGTGGCAGCATGTTATCTGGACAGGCCtcttaaatattttaatggTGCCACTTACAGAAGGAAGTCGCCCTGAGCAGCTCGGCTCTGGTCCCCGGTGGccccctgtcctgtcctgctgctTTATCTCTGACTTTAACACTCTTCTTTTCAAGCACACCAGTCATCTCCCATTAAATTATCCAGAGAGCAAAAACTGTCAACTGCAAGGGGTTCTTAAACTTTCTCACCCCGGGATGCAAAAGAGAAATTCATGGTTTTTCAAGCTGAGACTTGTTTCTGAGGTGAACATCTTGTCACTCATGAAATGTGATGATAAACAAGTAAGGCCAATTTGGCTCTGAACCCAAATTTAGCCGAATGTAGAAAATTAAACTAGAGACTTCCTGCTGCCACAGAAGCTGCCACTAGTTTTATGAAGCAAAGCTACAGCCAGTTATGTTTAGGTCAGTTCTCATTTTGTCTCTAGTCTCTCATCTTAAACTCCGTGTTATGCATTACAGGCTTCATGATTTCTGAGTTatgatttctctctgttttgatAGAAAGCTATGCACCATTCATGTGAAAGGCAGATAACATACTTTCGTCTGAGATTATCCTCACACTTTGAAAGGTGGAGGCACCGATTTTGGATAAAGAGTGTTGAGTCTCATTCCGAGGTTGTCAGATATGGAGCCACCAACCCAAAGTGTCGGTATTTGACGACCTGGAATTGAGACTCAACTGTATTTCTCCAGAATCGGTGACACCACCTTTCATGGTATTGGGTCAGTACATTTTTGAGAGTCACCATCACAGTAGTGGTTGTTGGGACGGTATGCTTGCTGTGAGGTCACTGTGTCTGGGTCACATATGTAGAAAGGCAGCAACAATAGTAAATGGTCTCTGGAGTATCCTGACAACAGTCAGCAACTGTTAACAGTAGTTACCAGTACATCGGAAAGAAATGGGCACAATTAACTGCAATATGAATATATCTTGTGTGTTATTCTTGGTTTGTAGTTCCAGTCTAATATACATATGAACAGCAGTGCTTTTCCAGCCTGTACATGACCTACCCACAGGgcaaaaaacagtttctgaaaGTGTTTGCCTCTACCTCTGATGATGTACACCAGTACTCTGTCTGAATTCTGCTACGAACTTTGCTAGCATTGAATTTCCCAATGACAGTGAGTGCACAGTTAAGGCGGGGGCAGGTAGAGAAGAACCCAGGTTTGGAGGTCCATGTGTTGAGGGGGGGGTGGCAGGAGAGCTGCCTCTCCTCTGATGCTCGACTGGGCTTCAGCTCCATGGCTGTaggcaaagaaaagcaagaatCTGATTGTGGAAGGGGAGGAAGTCTGCAGTCTTCATGCCTTGTTTGGCATCACCCACTCTTGCCGCACAATAACTCCATTTGCCCCCAAGATGCTCTGTGTGCATGGAGTGTTCCCTTTGCACAATGTACAAGTGCTAAAGATGGTCCCTTCCCCTGGGACCAGCACTTCCATGCACGactttgcacacacagacatagactgagaaaaacacatcacGATGCCCAAGTTTAGGACAGCTTCATTAGATCTGCGGCGAGAGTTGCAGTCATTTGGTAGTCGAGTAAACAAATAGCCTGTTCTGTACAGCATCTGTGCTAAGTCGCCAGTCATGGAGAGAGATGCTATACCCCCTCAGGTTACATATTATTCCTATCCACATAGCacagcacaggcacacacgcaaGCTAGGATCCAGACTCGTGTACCTCACGCACCTACAGATATATAGGTTAACGAACCTGCCGTTACACCCTTTTAATGTTTATCAAGAGAGTAAAAATTTGTaggataaataaaaaaatgaattgtattaattttactttttcttttgtttcagtttgtttttcagcataGCACAAAAGAGTCAGTCTTGACAAGTGATAATGggaccaacaacaacaacacctctGTTACAGGAGGCTTCATTAGTGATTTATatcaatattatattattttctcCCCTAATGTGTAATGTACTAATCTCTCATGTGAAAACAAGTGTGTTTACATAGAAATTCATGCcataatgtgtaaattaatgGCCTCATTTGCAggtttttatgtttgttattatgttattattctTGCAGGACCTCAACCTCTACCTACAAGACAAGGTCTACTTGGCCGGTAACCAGTTCACCATAGCTGATGCTTTCACATACTTTGGAGTCCATCCACTTATAGTAAGtcaccttttctctcattttgcaCCTTTAGCTGTCATGATTTAGATGTCCTAGAGCTTAGTATCACTTGAACTGTAACGTGTCGCTAAAGCATCTGCTGAGTTTTAAGTGATACAACTtagtgaaaagaaaagtggagagatttaatgattaatgattggATTAGagttaatgttaaaaaaatgtttaggTAAGGTTGGGGTCAGCGTTGTTTTTCATAAGTTGtgtctgaaaaaagaaaactcaacTCATTTCTATCTAACATGATCATTCAGATGAACTATCTTTCATTTAGGTGCACTGCTAggacacatttaaatattttcgTTACTAATAATGACTGAAACTAAAAAATAAGGACATAAAACTTTTGAGAAGaacttttagattttttttagagttTTCCAAAGATGTGTGGGACTGCATGTTCAGGGCTAAATGTGATTGATTTGTTGCGCCTCAGTACCATTCTCACCACCATTTACGAAGGActcactcatccatccatcccttcatccGTCCTTTCCCTCCCTATCAGTGCTCACTTCAGTCAAGCCACAACTTTAATAAGCAATTTGTCACAGTGCATAACACACAATTAGACCAGTCATTTGGCCAAAGGGCACCAAGAACAAGTTGGCAATAAACACACAGGTTATAAACATATTCTCACTTCTCTTCAAAGAAATAAAGTGATGTGGCATAAAGTGAAGTCTTTAGCCTCAGACCAGGGACAAGTAAGTTTGTTATGCCTTCCAGGATTCCAAAAAAGTGAGTTGAGAAATGGGAAAGACGGAatgagacggagggagggagagatcaCATGTTGAGAGATGTCAGTGGTTGTGGCGGAGATGGAAGGTTGCCCCCCGCCACCAGGCAGAGGAGCGTCACTTTGGTTTGCAATCAGTGTGGTTTTTAACCTCGGGGACAAGGGGTCAGCCAGCCCAACCCTTAACCACAGCCTGTCCTGATGTTCAATTCATGGAAAACAACATTACACAAACATTAAACCTGACTGATGCTAGAATGGTTTTAGGTTGGATTGTCGTCTGTGTGGGGAATTTCCACATTCCAGTTAATTAGATAATGGAAAAGCTCACGCCTAATTTTCTCCAAGGACGTCCTGATGCATTCTGGTATTGTGATTCACCACCTGTGCAAGGGCAGGAAAATATGTGTTTGACTTAAACTTGTCAAACAATGGCAGTTTGTAGAGCGCTTTAATAAGCTTTGCCCCATAGTAAATGTATACTCTTTCTAGCATGCACTGCTACAGTCTGAGTGACTGGTGCAGAACCCCACATAGAGTCTGTCAAAAGAATAAGAGTCTGTGGAAGCCTGAGAAATTGTTGTCATCAGTTCAGAGGGTATGACTGGTTAATAGTTGTCATTACTGTCAGCGCCACATATGCATCGTCAGTACTTGTTTTGTAACTTGAAGAGGAGTACACCCTCAAGCTTCAAAAGATCTCAATAAGAGCAACTGTTTCTTTCACCTCCCatccattgatttttttatgcCTCCACCCAGGCTACAGCTGTGGCCGGAGGCGTTATGTTTTTGGGTCTTCCGTCCGTCCCTTTCTCGTGAACGTGATATCTCAGGAAGGCCtcgagggaatttcttcaaatttggcacaaatgctcacttggactcaaggatgaaccggttagattttggtggtcaaaggtcactgaaCTCACCAAATAAGTTTTTGGCCAgaactcaagaattcatacgcTGATtgtgacaaaatttcacacaaatgatGAAGCGATATCATTTCATATCCATAAGGTCAAAGCTCAGcttctctgtgacatcacagtgttcTGCACAaactggaatcatacatgtcaatatagtgataacttccatttcacaaaaaaatatacTTTATACCTTAAATTCCTGCAAAGTCTTCACTGCATATATTATGTGAGTCTGAACAGGCATTGATGTcaactgcaacttgactggttagTGGATGAACAGTACTCTGAGGCTGTAATTCTGTATacaagaaagacaagaaatacTGGATACTGTGTTTTATAACAGTGGTAGCGttgcatttctgcatttcttgcagaaaaatggcattgtaaacagaaacagaacaaatctTTGATAAGCTAAAATGTATTAGCTATGATCTGGTAACAGTGGACAGGACATTGTTCGGCTACGTTACATATTAAAGCTGCTCTTAAAGCTTCTGTCTTTCACAGCGAACAGCCTATACTGTATAAAACAGCTGTACTGTTGTCaacctcacctcctcctctcttacCCAGGTGGACTTGGCCATCCAGGAGAAGGAGCAGTATGTGAATGTGACGCGATGGTTCGACCACATTCAGCACTACCCCGGCATCCGACACCACCTCCCTCCTGTAGCTGTGCTCAGGAACAGAATTTACACCGGCAGACACCACTGAGACCTGACCCCACCCATCCCTGCCTCACTCCTCACAAGCTCGTCTGTCTTTCGAACCAGACCTGGGCAAATTATTTCCTAGAGTATCCAAGagtacatcatcatcatcatcatcatcatcacaattTGAGTCCACATAGTCACTTCTATCCAAGACCTCCCTTTTTCCTGGTTTTAGAATCATGATTCCTGCCTTTATGTTTTGTCCTGGTCACATACCTGAACTCTATGTGTTTACAACAACAAAGTGTTTAACCAGGAAAATcagtaaagaacaaaaaaaaatcctaaaactGTTTTAGTGTATGAGGTGCTGAAACTCCATGAAAGGGTTGCTTGCTAATACAAATCTAGTTCAATTCATATTCCTTAAAGAAATATCATTGTTTTTAATAACTATATTGCCCAGCACCACTGGCTTTTGACTTCATGAAGGGTTGGGAGTGGAAGCAAGAATCTCTGTTGTTCAGTCCTGCTAACACTAAGAAGTTTTATGTCTTAACCCTTATTCCGTAACTTGGGAGCACAGATGAGACATTTATGTCGGTCTCTTATGTTTTTTGGGACTTCTGGAGGTTTGCTTTTGTCTGGTTGTTTTCAAAGGGAATGCAGTACGGGTTGCAATGAAGTGAAGCGCTGCTAGCTTGTTTAAAAGGTGTTTCTATTTATAAATGGTTGTTACGTGGTTattctttgtttaatctgagCCTTAAACATGCAATGACAAGTATTAGAAGATGTTAAGATGTTACTTAACTGGCAGTACATCGTGTCCTTAGGAGAAGCAGCTTCCTTCATGCCATATCAATGCATTTTCAGCAAAAGTTTGTCCAAATAAATGCGTGGTGGATCACAATCATAACCCCATAATGACCACAGTCACTGCTGAGTCCACATTGTTTTGCCATCTATCTGCCCTGATGAGTCTAGTCGGCCTCTCTCAGCTCACATCTCTATCAGAACTCTGgtgtttatgtttttcacaTGCAACTTTCAGCCATTTTACTGGACACTttagtttctgtgtgtgtgtgtgtgtgtgcccgcgcgtgtgtgttttcgATCCTGATTACATCCGCGCGCTCTGTCCCACTTCCTCACCACCAGTCGTGTGGGCAGCAGTGAGCAGTTGAGCGTCAGCCCCAGAGTCAGAGATCAGAGTGAGGCTCCAATCAGTCCCACTACCACCACTGTTGATGCTGCAGGCCAGAGAGAGGGCAACGGGCTCACCAGCTGCCACACAGATCCAGCCAGCCAAGGCCAGAACCCAGGCCCCTGGGCGACAGTCAGCCACTGTGTGTCATTTCAACCCTCACGCTCCCACGgggctgctggagagagagggacgcagcgagggaggggagggaggcggcggagagagaaaaagagcacCCAGAGGCCGAGGGATCTTTTTGTGACATGTGAACAATGATCCGTGTGTCTGAAAGCCTTACTGCTGCTGGCTGGATGTTTGCTATTAGCACCATCAGGTCAGAACCTGCAAATTAACATTATGAAGGTAAAGAGAAATAgacaaagagcagcaggaaaaggaggTAGGATTAGAGAAATATCTATCTCAGCCCTTATTGATCAAATTCcaattttcatttattttgctggGGTATCAAACCATTATTTGCACGCAGCATAAAATAACACCTGTATGACgctgcttttgtgtttgcatcAATGCTTCAGTTATTCTTTACATCTGCTTCTGTTAGAATGTTTCCATTTCAGCCACACATTCAATATCCTCCATCCTAGCAGGCTATGCATATCTTCGTGTCTGTTTCTTATAACTTCAGTTCTTTTGTCATCAGATGTAACCATGATGTTGCCTGTGCCAATAAATCAAAGGGATTCACAGCTCATGACCTCTGACTTCCCTGCAGatttttcactgtgtgcttTCTGGTCTTCTCCAAGAATTTGTTTTTTGCGTAAAATCAGCCAGAAGACAGAGCTGTTGTTCAACGAGGCTTCGTAAGACGGCTCGCTCTATGTTTGTGGCAAGTGTTCTGAAGAATATGTGAAAGATAAAAACAGCTCGCAGTCATCTGAGCCAGCCTTGTGACTGGTGTGGGCAGTTTATGATGTGGTGTACCATTAAAGAAGCCCTTGTCCGCCCGGTTTTGTCAGCGTTTGTTTGGAATGCTGTTTCAAATGTGCAGCGTCAGACATTTGTACTTATTTCTAAGGTGTAAATAATGAAGCTTTGCTGGACAAATAGTTCTAAATTCACTCGTGTTTGTGATGATGCCATGGTTACAGACCAAGCAAAGTTCAAAATACGCTTATTTCTATGGATACCATTGAGCaccttcttgttcttgttctccTTCAATGCTGTTGAATTTGACACTATTTTCATTAGATCAGGAATACTTTGTCCTGCACAGAGTTTCAAAAAGACGAGAAAGATTAGAAAAGATAGAAAATACATTCATAAAAGTGGACCTGCATTCAAATACACTATTAAACACATCACAACTGAGCCTCATCTAAACTATAAAGTAGATGAACTaattttttctttatgtttcacATCTTCATTCTCATTTATCATTTGTACTTCTGACAATTTTCCAGCAACAATTCATAACTCATCAGCACTTTGTTCGTATTTTTTGAGGCCTTAATCCAAAAAGTTGCTCAAGAAGGATTCCAGCTGTGAAAGATGAAAC
Coding sequences within:
- the eef1e1 gene encoding eukaryotic translation elongation factor 1 epsilon-1 codes for the protein MALRELSSLEKFLGLKKANKYSTQGDKKVPVLQNNNGPPLVGLVTIACHLVQEAKRPELLGDSAESRAVVQQWLEHRVTKLDGCTKEDIKTILKDLNLYLQDKVYLAGNQFTIADAFTYFGVHPLIVDLAIQEKEQYVNVTRWFDHIQHYPGIRHHLPPVAVLRNRIYTGRHH